A window from Mycolicibacterium tokaiense encodes these proteins:
- a CDS encoding alcohol dehydrogenase catalytic domain-containing protein, with translation MKGVVYRNPETPIEIADIRLDPPKAGEVRVKIAAAGVCHSDLHVKRGEWDAPAPLVMGHEGSGVVVELGEGVTSLAVGDHVVLSWVPPCGECRYCRSGHEARCQKVATLVAPHGVLFDGTSRLSRDGEALHHYLGVSSFAEEVVVPASGAVKVRDDAPLDVVAVVGCAVATGVGAVTNTAAVVPGSTVAVIGCGGVGLNVIQGARLAGAERIIAIDVLPGKTQLAVQFGATDRIDAPKGDVVDQLFELIPDGVDYAFDAIGRTSTTEQAIRMLGLGGAAVIVGLPPTGARASFEPLVLAEADQRILGSNYGSVRPSIDIPALVDRYMDGQLKLDPLISARRPLAETAEAFQELESGEALRTLLIP, from the coding sequence ATGAAAGGCGTCGTCTACCGCAATCCGGAGACGCCCATCGAGATCGCCGACATCCGGCTGGATCCGCCCAAGGCGGGCGAGGTGCGCGTCAAGATCGCCGCGGCCGGCGTCTGCCATTCCGACCTGCACGTCAAGCGCGGGGAATGGGACGCGCCGGCACCGCTGGTGATGGGCCACGAAGGGTCAGGCGTTGTCGTCGAACTCGGCGAGGGCGTGACCTCGCTGGCAGTGGGCGATCACGTGGTGCTCAGCTGGGTCCCGCCGTGCGGCGAATGCCGCTACTGCCGATCCGGGCACGAAGCCCGCTGCCAGAAGGTTGCGACGCTGGTGGCCCCGCACGGCGTCCTGTTCGACGGCACGTCACGGCTGTCCCGCGACGGCGAAGCACTGCACCACTACCTGGGCGTGTCCTCCTTCGCCGAAGAAGTCGTGGTGCCCGCGTCCGGTGCCGTGAAGGTGCGCGACGACGCCCCCCTGGACGTGGTGGCCGTGGTGGGCTGCGCGGTGGCCACCGGAGTGGGCGCGGTGACCAACACCGCCGCCGTGGTCCCCGGCTCAACGGTCGCCGTGATCGGTTGCGGCGGTGTGGGACTCAACGTCATCCAGGGCGCACGACTCGCCGGCGCCGAACGCATCATCGCCATCGACGTCCTGCCCGGCAAAACCCAACTGGCCGTCCAGTTCGGTGCGACCGACCGCATCGACGCCCCCAAAGGCGACGTCGTGGACCAGCTGTTCGAACTGATCCCCGACGGCGTGGACTACGCCTTCGACGCGATCGGCCGGACCTCCACCACCGAACAGGCCATCAGGATGCTGGGCCTCGGCGGGGCCGCGGTGATCGTCGGCCTGCCGCCCACCGGCGCCCGGGCATCTTTCGAACCGCTGGTCCTGGCCGAGGCCGACCAGCGGATCCTCGGCTCGAACTACGGCTCGGTGCGGCCGTCCATCGACATTCCCGCGCTGGTCGACCGTTACATGGACGGCCAGCTCAAACTCGACCCGCTGATCTCGGCGCGTCGCCCCCTGGCCGAAACCGCCGAAGCCTTCCAGGAACTCGAGTCCGGCGAGGCCCTGCGCACCCTGCTCATCCCCTGA
- a CDS encoding APC family permease, with translation MSSPSSDTTAPVDAGLRRGVMSGPELAAQAIANIAPSAVIAFTAAAIYLGASNGTVLSFILATLVILSVGYCVTVFARRHASAGSLYTYVAKGIGPFGAYLAGIALLVGCWGIAAGSLGGAVSYLNQFLNLLGLPADGLGWQIALAIVLGGLATLFTIRGIRLSARVSLVLELVSVAIILILLVLALVWAGPAAWDPDQFSFDGIPLQGVAAGMVLGILGFVGFSSADALGREARNPYTAIPRAIMWSAVTVGVLYVFAAYTQIAVLGEGLAESASPLEDIATQIGMPTWFAPILTFGVGASFFAVVVAPLNVVGRIIYVMGKEGMVAERFGRTHDSHLTPHRVLLLAGPAAIVLNVILLLMGVDPMNIVVWVDTYGTYGYMVAYALVAIACVVYTRRENIPNTLVWGCATVAVVAMAYVFFANVWPVPAFPLNVIPYLFVVTMIAAVAWYRYKAATRPDVIARIGTTETNAMEGVG, from the coding sequence ATGTCCTCCCCCAGCAGCGACACCACCGCCCCGGTTGACGCCGGCCTGCGTCGCGGCGTGATGAGCGGGCCCGAACTGGCCGCCCAGGCGATCGCGAACATCGCCCCGAGCGCAGTCATCGCGTTCACCGCGGCGGCGATCTACCTCGGCGCCAGCAACGGCACGGTGCTGTCGTTCATCCTGGCCACGCTGGTGATCCTGTCCGTGGGGTACTGCGTGACGGTCTTCGCCCGGCGCCACGCCTCGGCAGGCTCGCTGTACACCTACGTCGCCAAAGGCATCGGCCCCTTCGGCGCCTACCTCGCCGGGATCGCGCTGCTGGTCGGGTGCTGGGGTATCGCGGCGGGCTCACTCGGCGGCGCGGTGTCTTACCTGAACCAGTTCCTCAACCTGCTGGGGCTGCCGGCCGACGGCCTCGGGTGGCAGATCGCCCTGGCGATCGTCCTCGGCGGGCTGGCGACACTGTTCACCATCCGCGGTATCCGGCTCTCGGCCCGGGTGTCGCTGGTACTCGAGCTCGTCTCGGTGGCGATCATCCTGATCCTGCTGGTGCTGGCCCTGGTCTGGGCCGGGCCCGCGGCGTGGGACCCCGACCAGTTCAGCTTCGACGGAATCCCGCTGCAGGGTGTCGCGGCCGGCATGGTGCTGGGCATCCTCGGCTTCGTCGGGTTCTCCTCGGCCGACGCGCTGGGCCGCGAAGCCAGGAACCCGTACACCGCGATCCCCCGCGCCATCATGTGGAGCGCGGTCACCGTGGGCGTCCTGTATGTCTTTGCTGCCTACACCCAGATCGCGGTGCTGGGTGAGGGGCTGGCCGAGAGCGCCAGCCCGCTGGAGGACATCGCCACCCAGATCGGCATGCCGACCTGGTTCGCCCCCATCCTGACCTTCGGCGTCGGCGCGTCGTTCTTCGCCGTCGTCGTCGCACCGCTGAACGTCGTGGGCCGGATCATCTACGTCATGGGCAAAGAGGGCATGGTCGCCGAGCGGTTCGGCCGCACCCACGACTCCCACCTGACCCCGCACCGGGTACTGCTGCTGGCCGGGCCCGCCGCGATCGTGCTCAACGTCATCCTGCTGCTGATGGGCGTCGATCCGATGAACATCGTGGTGTGGGTCGACACCTACGGCACCTACGGCTACATGGTGGCCTACGCGCTGGTCGCGATCGCCTGCGTGGTGTACACCCGCCGGGAGAACATCCCCAACACCCTGGTCTGGGGGTGCGCGACGGTGGCGGTGGTGGCCATGGCGTATGTCTTCTTCGCCAATGTCTGGCCGGTGCCGGCGTTCCCCCTCAACGTCATTCCGTACCTGTTCGTGGTCACCATGATCGCCGCCGTGGCGTGGTACCGGTACAAGGCGGCGACGCGCCCGGACGTCATCGCCCGGATCGGCACCACCGAGACCAACGCGATGGAGGGCGTCGGCTGA